A DNA window from Janibacter sp. A1S7 contains the following coding sequences:
- the obgE gene encoding GTPase ObgE, with protein MTTFVDRVTLHVEAGKGGHGVASVHREKFKPLGGPDGGNGGHGGDVVLVVDPQVTTLLDYHRNPHRRATNGAPGAGDEKNGANGEDLVLRVPEGTVVTNGQGDVLVDLVGAEARFVVATGGRGGLGNRALASRRRKAPGFALLGEPGEATDVVLELKSLADVALIGFPSAGKSSLVSVLSAAKPKIADYPFTTLVPNLGVVTAGDMRYTVADVPGLIPGASEGRGLGLEFLRHVERCSVLVHVIDCATLEPGRDPMTDLDVIEEELSAYVADDTLGGLPLSQRTRIVVLNKADVPEARELAEMVKPDLEERGIEVFIVSAVAHQGLKELTFAMARHVLEARAEVAAGETTPQRVVLRPKAIDDSGFVVRREMTSEGEVFRVIGAKVTRWVHQTDFANDEAIGYLSDRLNRAGVEDELTRAGAVAGSTVLIGPEDNAVVFDWEPTLVGGAELLGGRGQDLRLDENTRRTTSERREEFHARKDAQSAAREELRAERESGHWVEGE; from the coding sequence GTGACGACCTTCGTTGACCGGGTCACCCTGCATGTCGAGGCCGGCAAGGGTGGCCACGGGGTCGCGTCCGTGCACCGCGAGAAGTTCAAGCCGCTCGGTGGCCCCGACGGGGGCAACGGCGGTCACGGCGGCGACGTCGTGCTCGTCGTCGACCCGCAGGTGACGACCCTCCTCGACTACCACCGCAACCCCCACCGCCGCGCGACCAACGGCGCCCCCGGTGCCGGTGACGAGAAGAACGGCGCCAACGGCGAGGACCTCGTCCTGCGCGTGCCCGAGGGCACCGTCGTGACCAATGGCCAGGGCGACGTCCTGGTCGACCTCGTCGGCGCCGAGGCACGCTTCGTCGTGGCCACGGGCGGCCGTGGTGGCCTCGGCAACCGGGCGCTGGCCAGCCGTCGCCGCAAGGCACCCGGCTTCGCGCTGCTCGGCGAGCCCGGCGAGGCCACCGATGTCGTGCTCGAGCTGAAGTCGCTCGCCGACGTCGCCCTCATCGGTTTCCCCAGCGCGGGCAAGTCCTCGCTCGTCTCGGTCCTCTCGGCGGCCAAGCCGAAGATCGCCGACTACCCCTTCACCACCCTCGTGCCCAACCTCGGGGTGGTCACCGCCGGCGACATGCGCTACACCGTCGCCGACGTGCCCGGCCTCATCCCGGGGGCGAGCGAAGGGCGGGGGCTGGGTCTGGAGTTCCTGCGCCACGTCGAGCGCTGCTCGGTGCTCGTCCACGTGATCGACTGCGCGACCCTCGAGCCGGGCCGCGACCCGATGACCGACCTCGACGTCATCGAGGAGGAGTTGTCGGCCTACGTCGCCGACGACACCCTTGGTGGTCTCCCGCTGTCGCAGCGCACCCGCATCGTCGTGCTGAACAAGGCCGACGTCCCCGAGGCCCGGGAGCTCGCCGAGATGGTCAAGCCCGACCTCGAGGAGCGGGGCATCGAGGTCTTCATCGTCTCGGCCGTGGCCCACCAGGGCCTGAAGGAGCTCACCTTCGCCATGGCACGGCACGTGCTCGAGGCGCGGGCCGAGGTCGCAGCCGGCGAGACGACACCGCAGCGGGTCGTGCTGCGCCCCAAGGCCATCGACGACTCCGGCTTCGTCGTGCGCCGGGAGATGACGTCCGAGGGAGAGGTCTTCCGGGTCATCGGCGCCAAGGTCACCCGCTGGGTGCACCAGACCGACTTCGCCAACGACGAGGCGATCGGCTACCTCTCCGACCGACTCAACCGGGCCGGCGTGGAGGACGAGCTGACCAGGGCCGGTGCCGTCGCCGGGTCCACGGTGCTCATCGGCCCCGAGGACAACGCCGTGGTCTTCGACTGGGAGCCCACCCTCGTCGGTGGTGCCGAGTTGCTCGGTGGCCGCGGGCAGGACCTGCGCCTGGACGAGAACACCCGCCGCACCACCAGCGAGCGCCGGGAGGAGTTCCACGCACGCAAGGACGCCCAGAGCGCCGCGCGCGAGGAGCTGCGCGCCGAGCGGGAGTCCGGTCACTGGGTCGAGGGCGAGTGA
- the proB gene encoding glutamate 5-kinase: protein MSDGARRAVADARRLVVKVGSSSLTSAAGGELDVARLTALVNALAVRHGDGTEVVLVSSGAIAAGISPLGMSTRPRDLARQQAAASVGQGVLLSAYDAAFGRHGHTIGQVLLTVDDVTRRTHYTNARRTLDSLLGLGVVPIVNENDTVATDEIRFGDNDRLAALVAQLIRADALVLLTDVDALYTASPSDPDAERVPVVREPGELARISIGGTGSAVGSGGMITKVEAATIAHAACIPTVLTCAEQVSEAIAGEDVGTVFLPGERSRGSRGLWLAYATSPRGSVQIDAGAVTALRERGRSLLPAGITGVTGSFTDGDPIDVIGPDGVVIARGLVNYTSGELPHLLGRSTKELAEAIGPQYEREVIHRDHLAIL from the coding sequence ATGTCCGACGGCGCTCGGCGGGCGGTGGCCGACGCGCGACGCCTCGTGGTCAAGGTCGGTTCGTCCTCCCTGACGAGCGCTGCCGGGGGAGAGCTCGACGTCGCGCGGCTGACCGCGCTGGTCAACGCGCTCGCCGTGCGCCACGGTGACGGCACCGAGGTCGTGCTCGTCTCCTCGGGTGCGATCGCCGCGGGCATCTCCCCGCTGGGGATGAGCACCCGTCCACGTGACCTGGCCCGCCAGCAGGCCGCGGCCAGCGTCGGGCAGGGCGTGCTGCTGTCCGCCTACGACGCGGCCTTCGGTCGGCACGGACACACGATCGGCCAGGTGCTGCTCACCGTCGACGACGTCACCCGGCGCACGCACTACACCAATGCCCGCCGCACCCTGGACTCGCTGCTCGGGCTCGGGGTCGTGCCGATCGTCAACGAGAACGACACCGTCGCCACCGACGAGATCCGCTTCGGCGACAACGACCGGCTGGCGGCGCTCGTCGCCCAGCTGATCCGCGCCGACGCCCTCGTGCTGCTCACGGACGTCGACGCGCTGTACACCGCCTCACCGAGCGACCCGGACGCCGAGCGGGTCCCCGTCGTGCGGGAGCCGGGCGAGCTGGCGCGGATCTCCATCGGGGGCACCGGGTCGGCCGTCGGCTCGGGTGGCATGATCACCAAGGTCGAGGCGGCGACGATCGCGCACGCCGCGTGCATCCCGACGGTGCTCACCTGCGCCGAGCAGGTCTCCGAGGCGATCGCCGGCGAGGACGTCGGCACGGTCTTCCTCCCGGGGGAGCGCTCCCGCGGTTCACGGGGCCTGTGGCTGGCCTACGCGACCTCGCCCCGTGGCTCGGTGCAGATCGACGCGGGGGCCGTCACCGCCCTTCGCGAGCGGGGCCGGTCACTGCTCCCGGCCGGGATCACCGGGGTGACCGGCTCCTTCACCGACGGCGACCCGATCGACGTCATCGGACCCGACGGCGTGGTCATCGCCCGTGGTCTGGTCAACTACACCTCCGGTGAGCTGCCGCACCTCCTGGGCCGCTCGACCAAGGAGCTCGCCGAGGCCATCGGCCCGCAGTACGAGCGCGAGGTCATCCACCGGGACCACCTCGCCATCCTCTAG
- the pdxY gene encoding pyridoxal kinase PdxY yields MTTTILSIQSHVAYGHVGNSASVFPMQRLGVEVWPVNTVNFSNHTGYGAWRGPLMDPADVADVITGIGEREAFGEIDAVLSGYQGGEGIGATILEAVAKVKAVNPEAIYACDPVMGNEASGCFVHESIPVLLREKVAPKADLITPNQFELGYLTDTQPHTLDETLASVDRAREIGPSTILVTSVLRPDRPEGTIEMLACHDDEAWIVQTPHLPLKANGSGDVTAALFTSHWVRTHSLPEALGRTVSSVFDLLRTTHDSGRRELQIVQAQEVYADPRMQFEVTRVR; encoded by the coding sequence GTGACCACGACGATCCTGTCCATCCAGTCCCATGTCGCCTACGGACACGTCGGCAACTCCGCGTCCGTCTTCCCGATGCAGCGTCTCGGGGTCGAGGTGTGGCCGGTCAACACCGTGAACTTCTCCAACCACACCGGCTACGGCGCCTGGCGCGGGCCGCTGATGGACCCGGCGGACGTCGCCGACGTCATCACCGGTATCGGTGAGCGCGAGGCCTTCGGCGAGATCGATGCGGTCCTGTCCGGCTACCAGGGCGGCGAGGGCATCGGCGCGACGATCCTCGAGGCCGTCGCCAAGGTCAAGGCAGTCAACCCCGAGGCGATCTACGCCTGCGACCCGGTGATGGGCAACGAGGCGTCCGGCTGCTTCGTCCACGAGTCGATCCCGGTGCTGCTGCGCGAGAAGGTCGCCCCGAAGGCGGACCTGATCACCCCGAACCAGTTCGAGCTGGGGTATCTCACCGACACGCAGCCGCACACGCTCGACGAGACCCTCGCCTCGGTCGACCGGGCCCGCGAGATCGGGCCGAGCACCATCCTCGTGACCTCCGTGCTGCGGCCGGACCGTCCGGAGGGCACCATCGAGATGCTCGCCTGCCACGACGACGAGGCGTGGATCGTGCAGACGCCGCACCTTCCGCTGAAGGCCAACGGCTCGGGTGACGTCACCGCCGCCCTCTTCACCAGCCACTGGGTGCGCACGCACTCGCTGCCGGAGGCGCTCGGCCGGACGGTCTCCTCGGTCTTCGACCTGCTGCGCACGACGCACGACTCCGGCCGGCGCGAGCTGCAGATCGTCCAGGCGCAGGAGGTCTACGCCGACCCACGGATGCAGTTCGAGGTCACCCGGGTGCGCTGA
- a CDS encoding glutamate-5-semialdehyde dehydrogenase: MTDSTCVVRDLAQRGRVASRRLALLTRAEKDAALLALADALDAATEDVVAANGEDLARGREGGIAPGLLDRLTLDADRIAAVAQALRDVAALPDPVGEVVRGSTLANGLQIRQVRVPMGVVGMIYEARPNVTVDAAGLGLKSGNAMILRGGSAAASTNRALVTALRSALDGHGLPQDAVQLLEGDHDAVKALMTARGLVDLLIPRGGAGLIRAVVTESTVPVIETGVGNCHVYVDAAADRAKALAITLNAKTHRPSVCNAAESLLVHAGIAATFLPAALADLAAAGVTLHGDERVVALAPEGVEVRPATDEDHDCEYLAMEMSVAVVDDVDGAMEHVRRHGSGHTEAIVTEDRAAARRWTAEVDAAAVLVNASTRFTDGGQFGFGAEIGISTQKLHARGPMALPELTTTKWVVEGDGQVRG, from the coding sequence ATGACCGACAGCACCTGCGTAGTCCGTGATCTGGCGCAGCGGGGCCGCGTCGCCTCCCGCCGCCTCGCGCTGCTCACCCGCGCCGAGAAGGACGCGGCCCTGCTCGCCCTCGCCGACGCCCTCGACGCCGCCACCGAGGACGTCGTCGCCGCCAACGGCGAGGACCTGGCGCGGGGACGCGAAGGGGGGATAGCCCCCGGTCTGCTCGACCGCCTGACCCTGGATGCGGACCGCATCGCCGCCGTCGCGCAGGCGCTGCGGGACGTGGCCGCGCTGCCCGACCCGGTGGGTGAGGTCGTGCGCGGATCGACCCTGGCCAACGGCCTGCAGATCCGCCAGGTGCGCGTGCCGATGGGTGTCGTCGGGATGATCTACGAGGCCCGGCCCAATGTCACCGTCGACGCGGCCGGCCTCGGCCTGAAGTCGGGCAATGCGATGATCCTGCGCGGCGGCTCCGCCGCGGCGAGCACCAATCGCGCCCTCGTGACCGCCCTGCGCTCCGCGCTCGACGGCCACGGACTGCCGCAGGACGCCGTCCAGCTCCTCGAGGGCGACCACGACGCGGTCAAGGCGCTGATGACGGCCCGCGGGCTCGTCGACCTGCTCATCCCGCGCGGGGGAGCCGGTCTCATCCGGGCCGTCGTCACCGAGTCGACCGTGCCCGTGATCGAGACCGGCGTCGGCAACTGCCACGTCTACGTCGACGCCGCCGCCGACCGGGCCAAGGCCCTGGCGATCACGCTCAACGCCAAGACCCACCGGCCGAGTGTGTGCAACGCCGCCGAGTCGCTGCTGGTGCATGCCGGTATCGCCGCGACCTTCCTGCCGGCGGCACTGGCCGACCTGGCGGCGGCGGGCGTGACGCTCCACGGCGACGAGCGTGTCGTCGCCCTGGCTCCCGAGGGTGTCGAGGTCCGGCCGGCCACCGACGAGGACCACGACTGCGAGTACCTCGCGATGGAGATGTCGGTCGCGGTCGTCGACGACGTGGACGGCGCGATGGAGCACGTGCGTCGCCACGGCTCGGGGCACACCGAGGCGATCGTCACCGAGGACCGGGCCGCCGCTCGCCGGTGGACCGCAGAGGTCGATGCGGCGGCCGTGCTCGTCAACGCCTCGACGCGATTCACCGACGGTGGGCAGTTCGGCTTCGGCGCCGAGATCGGCATCTCGACGCAGAAGCTGCACGCCCGCGGTCCGATGGCGCTGCCGGAGCTGACGACGACGAAGTGGGTCGTCGAGGGCGACGGGCAGGTCCGCGGCTGA
- the nadD gene encoding nicotinate-nucleotide adenylyltransferase, with protein sequence MGVMGGTFDPIHHGHLVAASEVQARFDLDEVVFVPTGKPWQKAHSAVSSAEHRYLMTVVATASNPRFTVSRVDIDRGGPTYTIDTLRDLHAQRPDDELFFITGADALAQILSWKDIEELWELGHFIGVTRPGYHLSESGLPQDRVTLQEVPAMAISSTDCRARVADGEPVWYLVPDGVVQYISKYQLYTDDRK encoded by the coding sequence GTGGGCGTGATGGGTGGGACCTTCGACCCCATCCACCACGGCCACCTCGTGGCAGCCAGCGAGGTCCAGGCGCGCTTCGACCTCGACGAGGTCGTCTTCGTGCCCACCGGCAAGCCGTGGCAGAAGGCGCACTCGGCGGTCTCCTCGGCCGAGCACCGCTACCTGATGACGGTGGTCGCCACGGCGTCCAACCCGCGCTTCACCGTCAGCCGGGTGGACATCGACCGTGGGGGACCGACGTACACGATCGACACCCTGCGCGACCTGCACGCGCAGCGACCGGACGACGAGTTGTTCTTCATCACCGGCGCCGATGCCCTCGCGCAGATCCTGTCGTGGAAGGACATCGAGGAGCTGTGGGAGCTGGGGCACTTCATCGGCGTCACCCGCCCCGGCTACCACCTCAGCGAGTCGGGACTGCCGCAGGACCGGGTGACGTTGCAGGAGGTGCCGGCGATGGCGATCTCCTCCACCGACTGCCGCGCACGCGTCGCCGACGGCGAGCCGGTCTGGTACCTGGTGCCGGACGGCGTCGTGCAGTACATCAGCAAGTACCAGCTCTACACCGACGACCGGAAGTGA
- the rsfS gene encoding ribosome silencing factor, producing MVATQEAIDLATIAARAAHDKLATSITGLDVSGQMPLTDIFLIISADNERQVQAIVDAVEEDLREKARAKPLRREGNGPGRWVLLDFGDIIVHAQHDEERDFYDLERLWRDCPHLDLGVVGSQQAQGGR from the coding sequence GTGGTAGCCACCCAAGAGGCCATCGACCTCGCCACCATCGCGGCCCGGGCCGCCCATGACAAGCTCGCGACGAGCATCACCGGACTCGACGTGTCCGGGCAGATGCCGCTGACCGACATCTTCCTCATCATCTCCGCGGACAACGAGCGCCAGGTGCAGGCGATCGTCGATGCGGTCGAGGAGGACCTGCGGGAGAAGGCCCGGGCCAAGCCGTTGCGCCGAGAGGGCAACGGCCCCGGCCGGTGGGTCCTGCTCGACTTCGGCGACATCATCGTGCACGCCCAGCACGACGAGGAGCGCGACTTCTACGACCTCGAGCGCCTGTGGCGCGACTGCCCGCACCTCGACCTCGGCGTCGTCGGTTCGCAGCAGGCGCAGGGCGGTCGGTGA
- a CDS encoding histidine phosphatase family protein yields MSELTRSLAAEAATGTATKGEPRRLVVLRHGQTVSNAQGIWQGQLDHELSDLGHQQARAAAVAISSLRPSRVVSSDLSRAHVTAQEVAAASGDLEVRVDERWREIHAGGWQGLTADQVYSQYPQDAEKLISGEDFKRGGHGESLADVARRTRQALDGLLATMDPQECVVITTHGVTGRCLVAELVGLDQSLAWRVLGGFGNCHWAVVEEAGTTGTGRSSWRITQWNASAEGV; encoded by the coding sequence GTGAGCGAGCTGACCCGCTCCCTCGCTGCCGAGGCCGCCACCGGCACGGCGACGAAGGGGGAGCCCCGCCGCCTCGTCGTGCTGCGGCACGGCCAGACCGTCTCCAACGCCCAGGGGATCTGGCAGGGCCAGCTCGACCACGAGCTGTCCGACCTGGGCCACCAGCAGGCGCGCGCCGCTGCCGTGGCGATCTCCTCCCTTCGCCCCTCGCGGGTGGTCTCCTCGGACCTCTCCCGGGCCCACGTCACCGCACAGGAGGTCGCGGCTGCCAGCGGCGACCTCGAGGTGCGGGTCGACGAGCGCTGGCGGGAGATCCACGCCGGTGGCTGGCAGGGCCTGACGGCCGACCAGGTGTACTCGCAGTACCCGCAGGACGCCGAGAAGCTGATCAGCGGTGAGGACTTCAAGCGCGGCGGCCACGGGGAGTCCCTCGCGGACGTCGCCCGGCGCACGCGTCAGGCCCTGGACGGGCTGCTCGCGACCATGGACCCGCAGGAGTGCGTCGTCATCACCACGCACGGCGTCACCGGCCGCTGCCTCGTCGCCGAGCTCGTCGGCCTCGACCAGTCGTTGGCCTGGCGCGTGCTCGGGGGCTTCGGCAACTGCCACTGGGCGGTCGTCGAGGAGGCCGGCACCACCGGCACCGGCCGCAGCAGCTGGCGCATCACGCAGTGGAATGCCTCCGCGGAGGGGGTCTGA
- a CDS encoding DUF488 family protein, with product MTTIHTIGHSTRPIEEFIELLTEQGVTRVVDIRTVPKSRHNPQYWGDALEASLAGAGLGYSYVKALGGLRPKHPDSPNTAWRNDSFRNYADHMLTQEFHSGLEELIALAQEDSCAIMCAEAVPWRCHRRLVADALLVRGYTVLEIISSAPPKEHRLTPFAVVDGTRVTYPGTDEEGSAAE from the coding sequence ATGACGACGATCCACACGATCGGCCACTCAACGCGGCCGATCGAGGAGTTCATCGAGCTGCTGACGGAGCAGGGCGTCACGCGGGTCGTGGACATCCGGACGGTGCCCAAGTCCCGCCACAACCCCCAGTACTGGGGCGATGCGCTGGAGGCCTCGCTGGCAGGGGCCGGCTTGGGCTACTCCTACGTCAAGGCGCTCGGCGGGCTGCGGCCCAAGCACCCGGACTCGCCCAACACCGCCTGGCGCAACGACTCCTTCCGCAACTACGCGGACCACATGCTCACGCAGGAGTTCCACTCGGGGCTCGAGGAGCTGATCGCCCTTGCGCAGGAGGACTCCTGCGCGATCATGTGCGCCGAGGCGGTGCCGTGGCGCTGCCACCGGCGCCTGGTCGCCGACGCCCTGCTCGTGCGCGGGTACACCGTGCTGGAGATCATCTCCTCGGCGCCGCCGAAGGAGCACCGCCTGACCCCCTTCGCCGTGGTCGACGGGACGCGGGTGACCTACCCCGGTACCGACGAGGAGGGGTCGGCAGCGGAGTGA
- a CDS encoding peroxidase-related enzyme (This protein belongs to a clade of uncharacterized proteins related to peroxidases such as the alkylhydroperoxidase AhpD.), whose protein sequence is MSEQQRPISFLRVPGVEDVPEGVQRLWEKSREAFGFIPNVFRAQALNGAQFEAWWKYFNLLVNKEGHLTNAERELIAVVVSGINRCTYCAVSHGAALREHSGDPVTSDLVAVNWRQAELDERQQAMAEYAELLTRAPGSVDEGDLEPMRAAGMDEHEILEAVQVIGMFNMTNRVSSALGMVPNHEYHSQAR, encoded by the coding sequence ATGAGTGAACAGCAGCGACCGATCTCCTTCCTCCGTGTCCCGGGCGTCGAGGACGTCCCCGAGGGCGTCCAGCGACTGTGGGAGAAGTCCCGGGAGGCCTTCGGCTTCATCCCCAACGTCTTCCGCGCGCAGGCCCTCAACGGCGCCCAGTTCGAGGCGTGGTGGAAGTACTTCAACCTCTTGGTCAACAAGGAGGGTCACCTGACCAACGCCGAGCGCGAGCTCATCGCCGTCGTCGTCAGCGGGATCAACCGCTGCACCTACTGCGCCGTCTCCCACGGGGCCGCCCTGCGCGAGCACTCCGGCGACCCGGTGACGTCCGACCTCGTCGCGGTCAACTGGCGCCAGGCCGAGCTGGACGAGCGCCAGCAGGCGATGGCCGAGTACGCCGAGCTGCTCACCCGCGCACCCGGATCGGTCGACGAGGGCGACCTGGAGCCGATGCGCGCGGCCGGCATGGACGAGCACGAGATCCTCGAGGCGGTCCAGGTCATCGGCATGTTCAACATGACCAACCGAGTCTCCAGCGCGCTGGGCATGGTCCCCAACCACGAGTACCACTCGCAGGCGCGCTGA
- a CDS encoding cupin domain-containing protein codes for MESLSLTELTHEHLAKAHASSAGRSAITVHGRHDYVMRQTLVALIEGETLAPHDSPQEATLHVLSGRVRLDTGEETWEGGAGELLVIPPQRHDLLALEDSAVLLSVGTGSNT; via the coding sequence ATGGAGTCGCTGTCCCTGACCGAGCTGACGCACGAGCACCTGGCCAAGGCCCACGCCAGCAGTGCCGGCCGCAGTGCCATCACCGTCCACGGCCGCCACGACTACGTCATGCGCCAGACGCTCGTCGCGCTGATCGAGGGTGAGACGCTCGCTCCCCACGACAGCCCGCAGGAGGCGACGCTGCACGTCCTCTCCGGCAGGGTGCGCCTGGACACCGGCGAGGAGACCTGGGAGGGCGGCGCCGGTGAGCTGCTCGTCATCCCACCGCAGCGCCATGACCTGCTCGCTCTGGAGGACTCCGCGGTGCTGCTCAGCGTCGGCACCGGCAGCAACACCTGA
- a CDS encoding DUF2871 domain-containing protein: protein MTKLLNAAFLYMVLGVTSGLFYREFTQANDFPEGAFTQLGLAHTHLLTLGFIVLLIVLALEKLFTLSASGRLFSWFFRVYNAGVVLTSGTLIWHGSLTVLGKESSAMIAGIAGLGHIFLTAGMVLLFVLLRRAVTRESSAEPHELVAA, encoded by the coding sequence ATGACCAAGCTCCTCAACGCCGCCTTCCTCTACATGGTCCTCGGCGTCACCTCCGGCCTGTTCTACCGGGAGTTCACCCAGGCCAATGACTTCCCCGAGGGCGCGTTCACCCAGCTCGGCCTGGCCCACACGCACCTGCTGACCCTCGGGTTCATCGTGCTGCTCATCGTCCTGGCCCTGGAGAAGCTCTTCACCCTCTCCGCCAGCGGCCGGCTCTTCTCCTGGTTCTTCCGGGTCTACAACGCCGGCGTGGTCCTCACCTCCGGGACGCTCATCTGGCACGGCTCGCTGACCGTCCTGGGCAAGGAGTCGAGCGCGATGATCGCCGGGATCGCCGGCCTGGGACACATCTTCCTCACGGCCGGCATGGTGCTGCTCTTCGTCCTGCTGCGCCGTGCGGTCACCCGCGAGTCCAGCGCCGAGCCCCACGAGCTCGTCGCCGCCTGA
- a CDS encoding amidohydrolase family protein, with protein sequence MDAPTTCAPPADEAAQLRERLDSLRLPAIIDVHTHFMPQRVLDKVWAYFDSAGPLIGRPWPIAYRTSQAERVETLRSLGVRAFPSLNYPHKAGMAAWLNAWSGDFADAHRDVLRSATFYPEPGAADEVRRAIASGTQLFKVHVQVGDYDMADPLLEDVWTVLEEAGTPIITHAGNGPAPGTFTGPQAVRDLLARHPDLTLVIAHMGMPDYGEFLDICARYPRVHLDTTMAFTAFTEEVTPFPTDRRDDLLALGDRVLFGSDFPNIPYPYLEAVDAVITLGLGDDWARGVLHDNAARLLGLQEAPPKG encoded by the coding sequence ATGGACGCCCCGACGACATGCGCGCCTCCGGCCGACGAGGCCGCACAGCTCAGGGAACGGCTGGACTCCCTCCGCCTGCCCGCGATCATCGACGTGCACACGCACTTCATGCCCCAACGCGTGCTGGACAAGGTGTGGGCGTACTTCGACTCGGCCGGGCCGCTCATCGGCCGGCCCTGGCCGATCGCCTATCGCACCAGCCAGGCGGAGCGCGTCGAGACGCTGCGATCGCTCGGTGTGCGCGCCTTCCCATCGCTGAACTACCCGCACAAAGCCGGCATGGCCGCGTGGCTCAACGCGTGGTCCGGCGACTTCGCCGACGCCCACCGGGACGTGCTGCGCTCGGCGACCTTCTACCCCGAGCCGGGTGCCGCCGACGAGGTGCGCCGCGCGATCGCGAGCGGGACGCAGCTGTTCAAGGTGCACGTCCAGGTCGGCGACTACGACATGGCCGACCCCCTGCTCGAGGACGTGTGGACCGTGCTGGAGGAGGCGGGCACACCGATCATCACGCACGCCGGCAACGGCCCCGCGCCCGGGACCTTCACCGGTCCGCAGGCGGTGCGCGATCTGCTGGCCCGCCATCCCGACCTGACCCTCGTCATCGCGCACATGGGCATGCCCGACTACGGGGAGTTCCTCGACATCTGCGCCCGGTACCCGCGCGTCCACCTCGACACGACGATGGCGTTCACGGCCTTCACCGAGGAGGTCACCCCCTTCCCCACCGACCGTCGGGACGACCTGCTGGCCCTGGGCGACCGGGTGCTCTTCGGCTCCGACTTCCCCAACATCCCCTACCCGTACCTCGAGGCGGTGGATGCCGTCATCACCCTCGGCCTCGGGGACGACTGGGCGCGAGGAGTGCTGCACGACAACGCCGCCCGCCTGCTGGGCCTGCAGGAGGCTCCACCGAAAGGTTGA
- a CDS encoding glycosyltransferase family 2 protein — MICTVSTIKDSVANVTRFVEGNLAAGADHLFVFAEGGDRDVLTRLEEHPHVTVVDADAMSRRVAQPDNLNTRQTINANRINWLLADLDSAEWLFHLDGDEILDIDKGRLLALGPDVETVRLLPKESVSSSEPGYGGYFKRLLSNEELALLTLFGVIDEAFNSVYFHGHVSGKVGLRPSRRHGVHIHDVSLIGQEGSTEDFRADWLHLLHYDSVSPEEYLRKWTVNSAGTPHNFRGRRKLIHAAMSGLVKNEQIDEAEKRDYMLEIYRREIEDDAPSLQKFGLLETVEPRHHSPGSFTRQESDAITAVLPRLLEAEPRYFQPRRTEYDPAELMTTIHAGASSRHPR, encoded by the coding sequence GTGATCTGCACCGTCAGCACCATCAAGGACTCCGTCGCCAACGTCACCCGCTTCGTCGAGGGAAATCTGGCGGCCGGGGCGGACCATCTCTTCGTCTTCGCCGAGGGTGGCGACCGGGACGTGCTGACCCGTCTCGAGGAGCACCCGCACGTCACGGTCGTCGACGCCGATGCGATGAGTCGTCGGGTCGCCCAGCCGGACAACCTCAACACCCGGCAGACGATCAACGCCAACCGGATCAACTGGCTGCTCGCCGACCTGGACAGTGCCGAGTGGCTCTTCCACCTCGATGGCGACGAGATTCTGGACATCGACAAGGGACGCCTCCTCGCACTCGGCCCCGACGTCGAGACGGTTCGTCTGCTCCCCAAGGAGTCGGTCAGCTCCTCGGAACCCGGATACGGCGGTTACTTCAAACGACTGCTGTCGAATGAGGAGCTCGCGCTGCTGACGCTCTTCGGTGTCATCGATGAAGCATTCAACAGCGTCTACTTCCACGGGCACGTCTCGGGGAAGGTGGGACTGCGCCCCTCGAGGAGGCACGGGGTGCACATCCACGATGTCAGCCTGATCGGGCAGGAGGGCTCGACAGAGGATTTCCGGGCGGACTGGCTGCACCTCCTCCACTACGACTCGGTCAGCCCCGAGGAGTACCTGCGCAAGTGGACCGTCAACTCGGCCGGGACACCGCACAACTTCCGCGGTCGGAGAAAGCTGATCCACGCAGCGATGAGTGGTTTGGTGAAGAACGAGCAGATCGACGAGGCCGAGAAGCGCGACTACATGCTCGAGATCTACCGGCGCGAGATCGAGGACGACGCCCCCTCGCTGCAGAAGTTCGGGCTGCTTGAGACGGTCGAACCCCGGCACCACAGTCCCGGCTCCTTCACCCGGCAGGAGTCGGATGCGATCACTGCGGTGCTGCCGAGGCTGCTCGAGGCCGAGCCGCGCTACTTCCAGCCACGCAGGACCGAGTACGACCCGGCAGAGCTGATGACCACGATCCACGCGGGTGCGTCGTCTCGTCATCCCCGCTGA